From Kineosporia succinea, the proteins below share one genomic window:
- the cydB gene encoding cytochrome d ubiquinol oxidase subunit II: protein MDLPTIWFGVIIAAWVLFFVLEGFDFGVGMIVGLGRRPRHERDVAVRTIAPVWDGNEVWLVGAIGLMFAIFPEWYASVLSGLYLPMVLILLALAARGVALEFRGKYHGEGEERWKDRCDRVMAASSLVIVALWGAVVAVLARGLAIDEGGEVMASGWTRSIDPLLTTEAAAGAAGGVLMALLAGALFLSLRTNGPLRDWARDVAVRTGGALAVGALVVAALTGQFVVVLIAVPAALAAAGAFGRREGLAFTAGAVTIALATVLGMAWHAPTLLPSTLDPSWSVTMESAVTSDFSLGVISWAALFIMPAVVAYQAFSYWVFRRRLSSARVA from the coding sequence ATGGATCTGCCCACGATCTGGTTCGGCGTGATCATCGCCGCCTGGGTGCTGTTCTTCGTGCTCGAGGGCTTCGACTTCGGGGTCGGCATGATCGTCGGCCTGGGCCGGCGCCCCCGCCACGAACGGGACGTCGCCGTGCGCACCATCGCCCCGGTCTGGGACGGCAACGAGGTCTGGCTGGTCGGCGCGATCGGCCTGATGTTCGCGATCTTCCCGGAGTGGTACGCGTCCGTGCTCTCGGGCCTGTACCTGCCGATGGTGCTCATCCTGCTGGCGCTCGCCGCCCGCGGTGTCGCCCTGGAGTTCCGCGGCAAGTACCACGGCGAGGGCGAGGAACGCTGGAAAGACCGCTGCGACAGGGTGATGGCCGCCTCCTCGCTCGTCATCGTCGCGCTCTGGGGCGCCGTGGTGGCCGTGCTCGCCCGGGGCCTGGCGATCGACGAGGGGGGCGAGGTCATGGCGTCCGGCTGGACGCGCAGCATCGACCCGCTCCTGACCACCGAAGCCGCCGCCGGTGCGGCCGGTGGCGTGCTGATGGCGCTGCTGGCCGGGGCGCTGTTCCTGTCGCTGCGCACCAACGGCCCGCTGCGGGACTGGGCGCGGGACGTGGCCGTGCGCACCGGTGGGGCGCTCGCCGTGGGGGCCCTGGTGGTCGCCGCGCTGACCGGGCAGTTCGTGGTCGTGCTCATCGCGGTGCCCGCCGCGCTCGCCGCCGCCGGGGCGTTCGGGCGGCGTGAGGGCCTGGCCTTCACCGCCGGGGCGGTCACGATCGCGCTGGCTACCGTGCTCGGGATGGCCTGGCACGCACCCACCCTGCTGCCCAGCACGCTCGACCCGAGCTGGTCGGTGACCATGGAGAGCGCCGTCACGTCGGACTTCTCGCTCGGCGTGATCAGCTGGGCGGCCCTGTTCATCATGCCCGCGGTGGTGGCCTACCAGGCGTTCTCGTACTGGGTCTTCCGCCGCCGGCTGAGCAGCGCGAGGGTGGCATGA
- the cydC gene encoding thiol reductant ABC exporter subunit CydC has product MSTVEAPAVVRDDDVQAPVTPRPRGPVDTRVFALVPTLRGDAVVIGGVSALGALGLLGQLVSAAWAVTAFSRGDSAGPAVITFVVATLVRSALRAAENLLTARASGRAREALGAALVGAGLRMTPGRLAATGPGAVSALATGGVDTLEKYVTRYLPAVVPAVLLPPTVIVVLALLDLRSAVIVVVTLPLIPLFAALVGWLTERRSNEQWQLMSRLSAHFLDVVQGLVTLRAYRRAERQVETLAEVGERHRAATVRVLRIAFLSGTALDLVATLSVGLVAVEAGLRVAAGDLGLGTALLAILLAPEAYRPVRELGARFHESADASAVLDEASGLVDVVVAPAVTSGSLPSGVALLADGLTVRVPGRAEPVLSGVGLWVFTGQVTAIAGPSGVGKTTLLRVLAGQQVPEAGVVKGDAASVVYQPQRPTFPLARTLRDAVTAAWPDAPDAVVAQALRDAAADWVTDLDTPLAEDGRDLSAGQRQRLALARTLVQASRVDRGAVLLLDEPTAHLDDATEQAVLTGLRRRADAGAAVVTVAHRPAAVAAADEVTHLRATTSRTIAPSDGRPTPSDGLPRLVPSPRPRSAREATAADAWAGTDAGTDGGADAGTDAALSSADVSTSPTRGIPRTGADASLIDHPGSGTTHSAADNRPTRTVNETALPGFGRAWADARPTRSWIPARLRTATMNLAIVLGTLSSLSGVALTAVAAWLLTKASGQPPILTLTVAVVGVRLFAVTRPVLSYLDRLVAHDVALADLGRLRARVYADLIPRVPGPALPRRGDLLTRLVDDVDAVGDTVLRWKRPAVVAGATLATAIVIGSIIDSAAALAALPGLVVAALIAPAVAGAGADLRAERGAEAKAGYSQSVVEVLAGAEDVKALGAEGAGVGPVRAAARAVTAVDGAQVRRTALAEFLRMAGAGLAVAGVMIATTTASAGLSLEQVGVLVLGTLALADVTATLPDAVNARTRGLVARRRLTQVLESRPVSTDGAGTSTRDSTETTDSVESAPAVHLRDVRAGWDPAREPVLDGLDLTVASGRRIAVQGPSGCGKSTLAALVLKFLDPSGGSVLRNHVDYRDLTGDQVRSHVGLVSDDDHVFASSLRENLRLARPDATDGDLRVALTRARLGHWFNRTPQGLDTWLGERGATMSAGERRRLALARALLADRRVLVLDEPAESLDPETAQAVLTDVLEASAGTSVLLVTHRSEGLGMMDAVVRLRSGRLERP; this is encoded by the coding sequence ATGAGCACGGTCGAGGCTCCCGCCGTGGTCCGGGACGACGACGTGCAGGCTCCCGTGACGCCCCGCCCCCGGGGTCCGGTCGACACCCGCGTGTTCGCTCTCGTTCCCACCCTGCGCGGGGACGCGGTGGTCATCGGGGGAGTCTCGGCTCTCGGCGCGCTGGGGTTGCTGGGACAGCTGGTCAGCGCGGCCTGGGCGGTGACCGCCTTCTCCCGGGGGGACTCGGCCGGGCCCGCGGTGATCACCTTCGTCGTGGCGACCCTGGTGCGCAGTGCGTTGCGGGCGGCCGAGAACCTGCTCACGGCCCGGGCTTCGGGCCGGGCCCGCGAGGCCCTCGGCGCCGCACTGGTCGGGGCCGGTCTGCGGATGACACCCGGGCGGCTGGCCGCGACGGGTCCGGGCGCCGTCTCGGCACTCGCGACCGGTGGTGTGGACACGCTCGAGAAGTACGTCACCCGTTACCTTCCCGCGGTCGTGCCGGCCGTGCTGCTGCCGCCCACGGTGATCGTGGTGCTGGCGCTGCTCGACCTGCGCTCGGCGGTGATCGTGGTCGTGACGCTGCCGCTGATCCCGTTGTTCGCGGCGCTGGTGGGCTGGCTGACGGAGCGCCGCTCGAACGAGCAGTGGCAGCTGATGTCGCGGTTGTCGGCGCACTTCCTCGACGTGGTGCAGGGTCTGGTCACGCTGCGGGCCTACCGCCGGGCGGAGCGGCAGGTCGAGACGCTCGCCGAGGTGGGGGAACGGCACCGGGCCGCGACCGTGCGGGTGCTGCGGATCGCGTTCCTGTCCGGCACCGCGCTCGACCTGGTGGCCACGCTGTCGGTCGGGCTGGTGGCGGTCGAGGCCGGGTTGCGTGTCGCTGCCGGCGATCTCGGGCTCGGCACGGCGCTGCTGGCGATCCTGCTGGCGCCCGAGGCCTACCGTCCGGTGCGGGAGCTGGGGGCGCGGTTCCACGAGAGTGCCGACGCGTCGGCGGTTCTCGACGAGGCTTCCGGGCTTGTGGACGTGGTGGTCGCCCCCGCGGTCACCTCCGGTTCCCTTCCTTCCGGGGTGGCGCTGCTGGCGGACGGTCTCACCGTGCGCGTGCCCGGCCGTGCCGAGCCGGTGCTGTCGGGGGTGGGCCTGTGGGTGTTCACGGGCCAGGTCACGGCGATCGCGGGACCGTCGGGGGTCGGGAAGACCACGCTGCTGCGGGTTCTCGCCGGCCAGCAGGTGCCGGAGGCCGGTGTGGTGAAGGGCGACGCGGCGTCGGTGGTCTACCAGCCGCAGCGTCCCACCTTCCCGCTGGCCCGCACCCTGCGCGACGCCGTCACCGCCGCCTGGCCGGACGCGCCCGACGCCGTGGTCGCGCAGGCCCTGCGTGACGCTGCCGCCGACTGGGTCACCGACCTCGACACCCCGCTCGCCGAGGACGGCCGCGACCTCAGCGCCGGCCAGCGCCAGCGCCTCGCCCTGGCCCGCACCCTCGTGCAGGCCTCCCGGGTGGACCGCGGTGCCGTCCTTCTCCTGGACGAGCCCACCGCCCACCTCGACGACGCCACCGAACAGGCGGTGCTGACCGGCCTGCGCCGCCGCGCCGACGCGGGTGCCGCCGTGGTCACGGTGGCCCACCGCCCCGCGGCCGTCGCCGCGGCCGACGAGGTCACCCACCTCCGGGCGACCACATCCCGAACGATCGCCCCTTCCGACGGCCGGCCCACACCATCCGACGGCCTGCCCCGCCTCGTGCCCTCACCCCGTCCCCGGTCAGCTCGCGAGGCCACTGCGGCCGACGCCTGGGCCGGGACTGACGCCGGGACCGACGGTGGGGCGGATGCCGGGACCGACGCCGCGCTCTCGTCGGCCGACGTCTCCACGTCCCCGACGCGTGGCATCCCCCGGACCGGTGCCGACGCGTCCCTCATCGACCACCCGGGCAGCGGCACCACCCACTCGGCGGCCGATAACAGGCCCACGCGCACCGTGAACGAAACCGCCCTGCCCGGATTCGGCCGGGCCTGGGCCGACGCCCGGCCCACCCGCAGCTGGATCCCCGCCCGTCTGCGCACCGCGACGATGAACCTGGCGATCGTGCTGGGCACGTTGTCGTCGCTGTCCGGGGTCGCGCTCACCGCGGTGGCGGCCTGGCTGCTGACCAAGGCGTCCGGGCAACCGCCGATCCTGACGCTGACCGTGGCCGTGGTCGGGGTGCGGCTGTTCGCGGTGACCCGGCCGGTGCTGAGCTACCTCGACCGGCTCGTCGCGCACGACGTGGCCCTGGCCGATCTCGGCCGTCTGCGGGCACGGGTGTACGCCGACCTGATCCCGCGGGTGCCCGGGCCCGCGCTGCCCCGGCGGGGTGACCTGCTGACCCGGCTCGTCGACGACGTGGACGCGGTGGGCGACACCGTGCTGCGCTGGAAGCGCCCGGCGGTGGTGGCCGGCGCCACGCTGGCGACCGCGATCGTGATCGGCTCGATCATCGACAGTGCCGCGGCGCTGGCGGCTCTGCCCGGTCTCGTCGTCGCCGCGCTCATCGCGCCGGCCGTCGCCGGGGCCGGAGCCGACCTCCGGGCCGAGCGCGGTGCCGAGGCCAAGGCCGGTTACTCGCAGTCGGTGGTCGAGGTGCTGGCCGGGGCCGAGGACGTCAAGGCTCTCGGCGCCGAGGGGGCCGGCGTCGGGCCGGTGCGGGCGGCGGCACGCGCCGTCACCGCCGTGGACGGGGCTCAGGTGCGGCGCACCGCGCTGGCCGAGTTCCTGCGCATGGCCGGTGCGGGACTGGCCGTGGCCGGGGTCATGATCGCCACGACCACCGCGAGCGCCGGGCTCAGCCTGGAACAGGTCGGGGTGCTCGTGCTCGGCACGCTCGCCCTGGCCGACGTCACGGCCACACTTCCCGACGCGGTGAACGCCCGCACCCGGGGACTCGTCGCCCGGCGTCGCCTGACCCAGGTGCTCGAGAGCCGGCCGGTGAGCACCGATGGTGCCGGGACGTCCACCCGTGACAGCACCGAAACCACTGACAGCGTCGAGAGTGCCCCCGCCGTGCACTTGAGGGATGTGAGGGCGGGCTGGGACCCGGCGCGCGAACCGGTGCTGGACGGGCTCGATCTCACGGTCGCGTCCGGGCGCCGCATCGCCGTGCAGGGGCCGTCGGGCTGCGGGAAGTCGACGCTGGCCGCGCTGGTGCTGAAGTTTCTCGACCCGAGCGGCGGCAGCGTGCTCCGCAACCACGTGGACTACCGCGATCTCACCGGTGACCAGGTGCGTTCTCACGTGGGCCTGGTCTCTGACGACGACCACGTGTTCGCGAGCAGCCTGCGGGAGAACCTGAGACTGGCCCGGCCCGACGCCACCGACGGCGACCTGCGCGTCGCGCTGACCCGGGCCCGGCTCGGCCACTGGTTCAACCGCACCCCGCAGGGCCTCGACACCTGGCTGGGTGAGCGCGGGGCCACCATGTCGGCCGGCGAACGGCGCCGCCTGGCTCTGGCCCGGGCCCTGCTCGCCGACCGCCGGGTGCTCGTGCTCGACGAGCCGGCCGAGAGCCTCGATCCCGAGACCGCCCAGGCCGTGCTCACCGACGTGCTCGAGGCGTCCGCGGGCACGTCGGTGCTGCTGGTCACCCACCGATCCGAGGGGCTCGGGATGATGGACGCGGTGGTGCGGCTGCGGAGTGGACGGCTCGAGCGCCCGTGA
- a CDS encoding M56 family metallopeptidase — protein sequence MSAPAWLWLLAITLVWPVPAVLARARLLLTVPRAAVVLWQAVAVAALLATFGAALATIQALVFNLFLPRDGERARIPDQLDATGVLHLGIAGLLLVLTVVALVKLNYVGIQVARRLRRHRSRHRDLIDLLSSSRRVDASGPSEEDVRVLRAGEIAYAYCLPGRDARVVISDAALRDLSAEQVAAVIEHERAHLRARHDLLLEFFTVLYEAAGRRAGTQAALEQSAVLVELLADDAARRLYGPQPLIAALATMGGTTTLESPGSSFSTLPHDDAAANEVTGLGVLPRLRRLVDAPVSVAPPGLAAAVYAGAVALIAVPTLAVALPWLTSTWDAVR from the coding sequence ATGAGCGCACCGGCCTGGCTCTGGCTGCTCGCGATCACGCTGGTGTGGCCGGTTCCGGCCGTGCTGGCCCGGGCCCGGCTGCTGCTCACCGTGCCGCGGGCCGCCGTGGTGCTGTGGCAGGCCGTGGCCGTCGCCGCGCTGCTGGCCACGTTCGGTGCGGCCCTGGCCACGATCCAGGCGCTCGTCTTCAACCTCTTCCTGCCCCGCGACGGCGAGCGCGCCCGGATCCCGGACCAGCTCGACGCGACCGGCGTGCTGCACCTCGGCATCGCCGGCCTGCTGCTCGTTCTCACCGTGGTCGCCCTGGTCAAGCTCAACTACGTGGGCATCCAGGTGGCCCGCCGCCTGCGGCGTCACCGCAGCCGGCACCGTGACCTCATCGACCTGCTCTCCAGTTCCCGCCGGGTGGACGCGTCGGGCCCCTCCGAGGAAGACGTGCGGGTGCTGCGGGCGGGCGAGATCGCCTACGCCTACTGCCTTCCCGGCCGCGACGCCCGCGTCGTGATCAGCGACGCGGCCCTGCGTGACCTCAGCGCCGAGCAGGTGGCGGCCGTGATCGAGCACGAGCGGGCGCACCTGCGGGCCCGGCACGACCTGCTGCTGGAGTTCTTCACCGTGCTCTACGAGGCGGCCGGGCGCCGGGCCGGCACCCAGGCCGCGCTGGAACAGTCCGCGGTCCTGGTGGAACTCCTGGCCGACGACGCCGCCCGCCGCCTGTACGGTCCCCAGCCCCTGATCGCCGCCCTGGCCACGATGGGCGGAACCACCACACTGGAGAGCCCGGGCTCCTCCTTCTCCACGCTCCCCCACGACGACGCCGCCGCGAACGAGGTCACCGGCCTCGGCGTGCTCCCCCGCCTGCGCCGCCTGGTCGACGCCCCGGTCTCGGTCGCCCCGCCCGGCCTGGCCGCCGCCGTCTACGCCGGCGCCGTGGCCCTCATCGCCGTCCCCACCCTGGCCGTCGCCCTCCCCTGGCTGACCAGCACCTGGGACGCCGTCCGCTAG
- a CDS encoding cytochrome ubiquinol oxidase subunit I — MDVTDLARLQFAVTTVYHYLFVPLSMSLSLLTALFHTAWLRTRKDHLKRATVLCGQLLLITFAVGVVTGLVQEFQFGLAWSSFARFYGDVFGPTLAIEGMLAFFLEATFLGLWFFGWDKLPKGLHLATIWIVAIGTQLSAFIILSANSFMQNPIGYSINPETGRAELENFGTLLFNKLNLAAYPHAASGALMTGGALLLAISIWNQLRRPGADRAAVRALGRVGAWVVVIGGALVAISGDRLGVVITEVQPMKMAAAEALYSTTTGAPFSLFSYAGPGEAEPSIKIDIPGLLSFLATHDFHGTVQGINDLQAQYTQQYGEANYVPWVPVAFWSFRLMIGVGMTAAVLAALYLFVTHKDRDLPAVLSHARIRPFAVLVPVTVGLMPLAANAIGWIFTETARQPWLAFGLFRTEQGVSPGVTATEVIISIAGFTIVYGVLAVVWVRLMCRLVRSGPGHDEHAHEDDHSDSTPDRDDDRLVLTY, encoded by the coding sequence ATGGACGTCACAGATCTCGCGCGGCTCCAGTTCGCGGTGACGACCGTCTACCACTACCTGTTCGTGCCGCTGTCGATGAGCCTGTCGCTGCTGACGGCCCTCTTCCACACCGCCTGGCTGCGCACCCGCAAGGACCACCTGAAGCGGGCGACCGTGCTGTGCGGCCAGCTCCTGCTCATCACCTTCGCCGTCGGTGTGGTCACCGGCCTGGTGCAGGAGTTCCAGTTCGGCCTGGCCTGGAGCAGCTTCGCCCGCTTCTACGGCGACGTGTTCGGCCCCACGCTGGCGATCGAGGGCATGCTCGCCTTCTTCCTCGAGGCCACCTTCCTCGGCCTGTGGTTCTTCGGCTGGGACAAGCTGCCCAAGGGCCTGCACCTGGCCACGATCTGGATCGTCGCCATCGGCACCCAGCTGTCGGCGTTCATCATCCTCTCGGCCAACTCGTTCATGCAGAACCCGATCGGCTACTCGATCAACCCCGAGACGGGGCGGGCCGAGCTGGAGAACTTCGGCACGCTGCTGTTCAACAAGCTCAACCTGGCCGCCTACCCGCACGCCGCCTCCGGTGCCCTGATGACCGGCGGCGCCCTGCTGCTGGCCATCTCGATCTGGAACCAGCTGCGCCGTCCCGGAGCCGACCGCGCCGCGGTGCGCGCCCTGGGACGGGTCGGGGCCTGGGTGGTCGTCATCGGTGGCGCCCTCGTCGCCATCAGCGGTGACCGCCTCGGCGTCGTCATCACCGAGGTCCAGCCGATGAAGATGGCCGCCGCCGAAGCGCTCTACAGCACCACCACCGGCGCGCCGTTCTCCCTGTTCTCCTACGCCGGGCCGGGCGAGGCCGAGCCGTCGATCAAGATCGACATCCCCGGCCTGCTCTCGTTCCTGGCCACCCACGACTTCCACGGCACCGTGCAGGGCATCAACGACCTGCAGGCGCAGTACACGCAGCAGTACGGCGAGGCCAACTACGTCCCCTGGGTGCCGGTCGCCTTCTGGTCGTTCCGCCTGATGATCGGCGTCGGCATGACCGCCGCCGTGCTCGCCGCGCTCTACCTGTTCGTCACCCACAAGGACCGCGACCTGCCGGCGGTCCTGAGCCACGCGCGCATCCGGCCCTTCGCGGTTCTCGTCCCGGTCACCGTCGGCCTGATGCCGCTCGCCGCCAACGCCATCGGCTGGATCTTCACCGAGACCGCCCGTCAGCCCTGGCTCGCCTTCGGCCTGTTCCGCACCGAGCAGGGCGTCAGCCCCGGGGTCACGGCGACCGAGGTGATCATCTCCATCGCCGGTTTCACCATCGTCTACGGCGTGCTCGCGGTGGTCTGGGTACGCCTGATGTGCCGCCTCGTGCGTTCCGGGCCGGGCCATGACGAGCACGCTCACGAAGACGACCACAGCGACAGCACACCCGACCGCGACGACGACCGACTCGTCCTCACGTACTGA
- a CDS encoding BlaI/MecI/CopY family transcriptional regulator, with protein MSLGHLERDVMDCLWASPAPMTVRDVHASLGEQREVAYTTVMTVLQRLAKKGLASQTRDGKAHLYSAAESREQMAAELMMDALGDVGGAQARQAALLHFVGRMSPRETELLKAALSGSPERAP; from the coding sequence GTGAGCCTGGGTCATCTCGAACGCGACGTCATGGACTGCCTGTGGGCGTCACCGGCACCGATGACGGTGCGCGACGTGCACGCCTCCCTGGGCGAGCAGCGCGAGGTGGCCTACACCACGGTCATGACGGTGCTCCAGCGTCTGGCCAAGAAGGGCCTCGCGAGCCAGACCCGTGACGGCAAGGCCCACCTGTACTCCGCCGCCGAGTCGCGCGAGCAGATGGCGGCCGAGCTGATGATGGACGCGCTGGGAGACGTCGGTGGCGCGCAGGCCCGCCAGGCGGCCCTGCTGCACTTCGTCGGCCGGATGTCCCCCCGGGAGACGGAACTCCTCAAGGCTGCGCTCAGCGGATCGCCGGAACGCGCTCCGTGA
- a CDS encoding sensor histidine kinase yields MTAVQHEPAQLGSGRPDSPAGDSATTARTFPEPRHRSPDPRRPTTGGGTIGRRVARILALPAVVILLLLGLLSAQQIGSYRDSSSTSDAVTLSLEVQKLVSALQTERGVTAAVQGGNGSFTPELAPARSEVDSQRRVVQELVDEGDDAQARVDAALAQLDGLTAIRASTDSLKSGDEVQNAERTATFEYYTERVAALADVDLGLGNSGDTELRRGLTAFRSLQHAIEGMSQERAFLGGVYSAGGFSDDEFVRLADMRAEYQYSLDQFDEYATAEQKTSLAFIFSTGAAQVVQSFEQTALEAGDGRHLNVNPQSWWSGMGTLLDDANQLEQHVGSQIQLRAHDLQTAAARRIGLLVVAVVICFAGSVYLSTLAALSISRPLASLAAEADELASHRLPEAVRRAQNAAPDSPPQRPEPVRVPDRATDEIRSVALALDHLQGAAYELATEQAVQRRDTVESLANLGRRNQNLIRRQLGFITSLEREEVDPNALANLFELDHLATRMRRNASSLLVLVDASSPRTWSQAVPVSDVIRAAVSEVEEYRRVALRRVDEANVVGSAIGSVAHLLSELIENGLTFSPPDSEVEVQGRRVADGYLIAVTDQGVGMSPEELRLANSRLRGEGDFIAAPTRFLGHFVVGKLARDTGVRVELLPSPVTGVTARVVLPASLLAASLSVEVQSLRESTPAPLYDQSAPLLALPRLDRHDRLDDLETPLVPDDPGELVDAATGLPVIEPLIETGGDPGSGPAATPASDPANETTTSAGLGRTADLPAPEHIAGTPRWAKPGDLVAHQFEQRTHEAPHDGDVTEDGRPDFIDLRTPAAGLDLPAARFAPGIPSAPVPVIPGAPGAPGNPSMPGTTDARPPGSLRPAQARTPSTRRNAPGSHPDGYPDLHPHAPGRTQSPPTGGVPIVRGPGRTTPAAGVRTPERRPVAPGGPGGPGAPAVTENGLRKRVPRNQRQSEGGPPRRVIDLDAAAARSRQVADSPADVSARLTALRAGMRRGQAGQSSTVTSASHRPTEES; encoded by the coding sequence TTGACAGCGGTCCAGCACGAGCCGGCCCAACTCGGCTCCGGTCGCCCGGATTCACCGGCGGGCGACTCCGCCACCACTGCCCGGACCTTTCCGGAGCCCCGCCACCGATCGCCCGACCCGCGGCGTCCCACCACCGGCGGCGGCACGATCGGCCGCCGCGTCGCCCGCATCCTGGCTCTGCCCGCGGTGGTGATCCTGCTGCTCCTGGGCCTGCTCTCGGCCCAGCAGATCGGCAGCTACCGCGACTCCTCCTCCACCTCGGACGCGGTCACGCTGTCCCTCGAGGTGCAGAAGCTGGTCAGCGCCCTGCAGACCGAGCGCGGCGTGACCGCGGCCGTGCAGGGCGGCAACGGCAGCTTCACCCCCGAGCTGGCCCCGGCCCGGTCCGAGGTCGACTCCCAGCGCCGTGTGGTGCAGGAGCTCGTCGACGAGGGCGACGACGCGCAGGCCCGGGTCGACGCGGCCCTGGCCCAGCTCGACGGCCTGACCGCGATCCGCGCCTCCACCGACTCCCTGAAGAGCGGCGACGAGGTCCAGAACGCCGAGCGCACGGCCACTTTCGAGTACTACACCGAGCGCGTCGCGGCCCTGGCCGACGTCGACCTGGGGCTGGGCAACAGCGGCGACACCGAGCTGCGACGCGGGCTGACGGCCTTCCGGTCGCTGCAGCACGCGATCGAGGGCATGTCGCAGGAGCGCGCGTTCCTGGGCGGCGTGTACTCGGCCGGCGGGTTCAGCGACGACGAGTTCGTGCGCCTGGCCGACATGCGCGCCGAGTACCAGTACTCGCTCGACCAGTTCGACGAGTACGCCACCGCCGAGCAGAAGACGTCGCTGGCCTTCATCTTCTCCACCGGCGCGGCCCAGGTCGTGCAGTCGTTCGAGCAGACCGCCCTGGAGGCCGGCGACGGGCGGCACCTGAACGTGAACCCGCAGAGCTGGTGGTCGGGCATGGGCACCCTGCTCGACGACGCCAACCAGCTCGAGCAGCACGTCGGCTCGCAGATCCAGCTGCGCGCGCACGACCTGCAGACCGCCGCCGCCCGGCGCATCGGGCTGCTCGTGGTCGCCGTGGTGATCTGCTTCGCCGGGTCGGTGTACCTCTCGACCCTGGCCGCCCTCTCGATCTCGCGCCCGCTGGCCTCACTCGCCGCCGAGGCCGACGAGCTGGCCTCGCACCGCCTGCCCGAGGCCGTGCGCCGCGCCCAGAACGCCGCGCCGGACTCACCCCCGCAGCGCCCCGAGCCGGTGCGCGTGCCCGACCGGGCGACCGACGAGATCCGTTCCGTGGCTCTCGCTCTCGACCACCTCCAGGGTGCCGCCTACGAACTCGCGACGGAACAGGCGGTGCAGCGGCGCGACACGGTGGAGTCGCTGGCCAACCTGGGCCGGCGCAACCAGAACCTGATCCGCCGCCAGCTCGGCTTCATCACGTCGCTGGAACGCGAGGAGGTCGACCCGAACGCCCTGGCCAACCTCTTCGAGCTCGACCACCTGGCCACCCGCATGCGGCGCAACGCCTCCAGCCTGCTCGTGCTGGTCGACGCGTCCAGCCCCCGTACCTGGTCGCAGGCCGTGCCGGTCTCCGACGTGATCCGGGCCGCCGTCTCCGAGGTCGAGGAGTACCGCCGCGTCGCGCTGCGCCGGGTGGACGAGGCCAACGTGGTGGGCAGCGCGATCGGCTCGGTCGCGCACCTGCTGTCCGAGCTGATCGAGAACGGCCTGACCTTCAGCCCGCCCGACAGCGAGGTCGAGGTGCAGGGCCGGCGGGTGGCCGACGGCTACCTGATCGCGGTCACCGACCAGGGCGTCGGCATGAGCCCCGAGGAACTGCGCCTGGCCAACAGCCGGCTGCGCGGCGAGGGCGACTTCATCGCCGCCCCGACCCGCTTCCTCGGTCACTTCGTGGTCGGAAAGCTGGCGCGCGACACCGGTGTCCGCGTCGAGCTGCTCCCCTCGCCGGTCACCGGGGTCACGGCCCGGGTCGTGCTGCCGGCGTCCCTGCTGGCCGCGTCGTTGTCGGTCGAGGTGCAGTCGCTGCGCGAGAGCACGCCCGCCCCGCTCTACGACCAGTCCGCCCCGCTGCTCGCCCTGCCCCGCCTCGACCGGCACGACCGCCTCGACGACCTCGAGACCCCGCTGGTGCCCGACGACCCGGGCGAGCTCGTCGACGCGGCGACCGGCCTGCCGGTGATCGAGCCACTCATCGAGACCGGCGGCGACCCGGGTTCCGGCCCCGCCGCCACCCCGGCGAGTGACCCCGCGAACGAGACCACCACGTCCGCAGGCCTCGGCCGCACCGCCGACCTGCCCGCCCCCGAGCACATCGCGGGCACCCCCCGCTGGGCGAAGCCCGGTGACCTGGTGGCTCACCAGTTCGAGCAGAGGACGCACGAGGCACCTCACGACGGTGACGTCACCGAGGACGGGCGACCCGACTTCATCGACCTGCGCACCCCCGCCGCCGGGCTCGACCTGCCCGCGGCCCGCTTCGCCCCGGGTATCCCCTCGGCCCCGGTCCCGGTGATCCCGGGAGCCCCCGGCGCACCGGGGAACCCGAGCATGCCGGGCACCACCGACGCACGTCCGCCGGGCTCGCTGCGACCCGCCCAGGCGCGCACGCCGTCCACCCGCCGCAACGCCCCCGGGAGCCACCCCGACGGCTACCCGGACCTGCACCCCCACGCCCCGGGCCGCACGCAGAGCCCACCCACCGGCGGTGTCCCGATCGTCCGGGGCCCCGGGCGCACCACCCCGGCCGCGGGCGTCCGCACCCCGGAACGCCGGCCCGTCGCACCCGGCGGTCCCGGCGGTCCGGGCGCCCCCGCCGTCACCGAGAACGGCCTGCGCAAGCGGGTTCCGCGTAACCAGCGCCAGAGCGAGGGCGGCCCGCCGCGCCGCGTCATCGACCTCGACGCGGCGGCGGCCCGGAGCCGGCAGGTCGCCGACTCCCCCGCCGATGTGAGTGCCCGTCTGACCGCTCTGCGCGCAGGGATGCGCCGTGGGCAGGCCGGTCAGAGTTCGACGGTCACGAGTGCCTCCCACCGCCCGACAGAGGAGTCCTAA